Genomic segment of Veillonella parvula DSM 2008:
GTAGCATGTCCACAATGCCACGAACCTAAGATGCCTCATCGTGTTTGCCCTACATGTGGTCACTATAAAGGTGAACAAGTAGTAGCTAATGCTTAATATGTGAGCAGAGAGAGACGCCTACTTTGTAGGCGTCTTTTTTATATGCTTTCAAAATATACACTCATATTTTTATATGTTTCGTTATCAATAACAAGTGTCACTATTTTATAGTAAGATTATTCTATAAGATGGTGACACATTTTTATTTTTTATAAACAATAATACTAAAATATAAAAAAACAACTATATTTTGTATATGCTATGAAAATATCTTACTATATGTATGAAAAGTCTTGCCAATAAGGGAATTATTGTATATACTTAGGATGTAATATTAATACTAGGTCATAAAAGGTGGTCCCATGAGTCGGTTAAAGAAGCAAGAGCGCCAGAAGCAGTTACAAGAAAAACTGAATATTACGCCATTTCTTACTGATGAAGAATTGGCAACACACTTTGGTGTAAGTGTGCCAACAATTCGTCTCGATCGACTAGAATTGGGTATTCCTGAATTGCGTGAACGCATTCGTGTTATGGCTACAGGTCAATCACATGAAATGGCAGAACATGTATCATATGAAGTGGTTGGCGAATTGATTGATGTCACCGAGGGGCACCAAGCATTATCTATGTTGCGTACTACGGCTGATATGGAAGATCAATTCGGATATGTAGAACCGCAGTATTTATATGCGCAAGCAAATTCCCTTGCAAAAGTGGTTATGGGGACGACTGTTTGCTCTGCGGAAGTTGGAAATATAAAATATAAAAACCCGGTAGGATCTGGTACTAATTTGGTAGCGAAAGCAGAAATTGTTCGTCGCCGAGGTAATAAGTTCTTTATTTGGGTTATAATAAGAGATAAAATAAAAGAAGTGTTTCGCGCAAAATTTATTATGGAATCCGTAGAGAATAGGGTGTAAATTATGAAAATTGCAATAGACGCCATGGGTGGCGACTTTGCTCCAATGGAGACTGTACTTGGATCCATTGAAGCCGTACGAGCAAATCAACACATTGAAGTGGTGCTCGTCGGCGATGAGCAGCAAATTTTTGATATATTAGAAGCTAATAATGAAGCTAAGAATCCACGTATTTCTGTACATCATGCTAGCCAGGTAATCGGCATGGATGAACATCCAGGTCAAGCATTGCGCAAGAAAAAAGATGCATCTGTTGTGGTCGCTACTTCGTTGGTTCGCGATAATCGTTGTGATGCTGTAATTGCTCCGGGGAGTACGGGAGCTGCTGTTGCAGCGGCTTTGTTTGGTCTCGGTCGCATTAAGGGCATTGACCGCCCTGTCATTGCAACTCCAATGCCAACGGTAAGTGGTATAACAGTTATGTTAGACTCTGGTGCAAATTCTAATAGTAAACCTAAACATCTTGTACAAGGTGCTTTAATGGGGTCTGAATACGCTAAGCTTTTATTAGGAAAAGAAAATCCTACTGTAGGATTGTTAAATATTGGTGAAGAGGCCACAAAGGGGAACGATGTCGTATTGGCGACGTATCCGATTTTGGAGGGTATGAAGACTATCAATTTTAAAGGAAATATTGAAGGTCGTGATATTCCTAAAGGTGCCGTTGATGTTGTCGTATGTGATGGCTTCGTAGGCAATGTGGTACTTAAATTTGCGGAAGGTTTAGTAACAGGTCTTACGCAATTAGTAAAGGATAGTATCATGGCAGGAAGTATTTTCGCCAAGATAGGAGCTATGCTTGTAAAGCCAGCTTTGAAAAAGATGGCAAAACGTTTGGATCACACAGAAAATGGTGGTGCTCCGCTCTTGGGAGTTAATGGGGTATTCATGATTGCTCATGGTAGTTCTAAAGCAAAAGAAATAAAAACTGCTATTGAAATTGCTAGTGATTTAGTAGAGCGTAAAATTATTCAACACATAAGAGAAACGATGGATATTGAAGGAGCCTTAAAGTATGACTATGATGAATAAACCTGTAGGAATCATTGGTACTGGGAGCTTCCTTCCTGACAATGTAGTAACAAACTTTGATCTTGAAAAAATGGTTGATACCAATGATCAATGGATTAGAGAGCGTACGGGTATAGAAGAACGACGCATTGCACCGGAAGGTATGAATACATCCTATATGGCGACAGAGGCAGCAAAAAAAGCTATGCAAATGGCTAATGTCACTGCAGAGGAAATCGACATGATTATCTTTGCTACCTTAACACCAGATATGATTATTCCTTCGGCAGCTTGTGTATTGCAAGCGAACTTAGGCGCCAAAAACGCTGCAGCCTATGATTTACAAGCGGCATGCTCTGGGTTTGTATATGGATTGATTACTGCCGCTAGTTATATTAGTTCTGGTATTTATAAAAAAGTACTCGTCGTGGGGGCGGAAATCCTTTCCCGTCGAGTAAAC
This window contains:
- the plsX gene encoding phosphate acyltransferase PlsX, with the translated sequence MKIAIDAMGGDFAPMETVLGSIEAVRANQHIEVVLVGDEQQIFDILEANNEAKNPRISVHHASQVIGMDEHPGQALRKKKDASVVVATSLVRDNRCDAVIAPGSTGAAVAAALFGLGRIKGIDRPVIATPMPTVSGITVMLDSGANSNSKPKHLVQGALMGSEYAKLLLGKENPTVGLLNIGEEATKGNDVVLATYPILEGMKTINFKGNIEGRDIPKGAVDVVVCDGFVGNVVLKFAEGLVTGLTQLVKDSIMAGSIFAKIGAMLVKPALKKMAKRLDHTENGGAPLLGVNGVFMIAHGSSKAKEIKTAIEIASDLVERKIIQHIRETMDIEGALKYDYDE
- the fapR gene encoding transcription factor FapR, with protein sequence MSRLKKQERQKQLQEKLNITPFLTDEELATHFGVSVPTIRLDRLELGIPELRERIRVMATGQSHEMAEHVSYEVVGELIDVTEGHQALSMLRTTADMEDQFGYVEPQYLYAQANSLAKVVMGTTVCSAEVGNIKYKNPVGSGTNLVAKAEIVRRRGNKFFIWVIIRDKIKEVFRAKFIMESVENRV
- the rpmF gene encoding 50S ribosomal protein L32; protein product: MAVPKRRLSKCRRDRRRANWKLEAPGYVACPQCHEPKMPHRVCPTCGHYKGEQVVANA